The window gaaataaatatttggagagGTTAATTAATTTACTCAATGTCACAGGGCTAGTCAGTGATAAAAACAGGATTTGAATTTAAATCTTTCTGATACAGGTCCGTGGTATCAACCACAGTGCTATTCTGCTTTCCTATGATGGCCAGCACACCTAGGTAATGACAATCTTAGGAGATGCCCATGAGCATCTGTTGGGCCTCTCTCCATATGCACCTACACCTAGGGAATTCTGAATAGATGGCTTTTTAAGTTCTCATGGGAAGGAGATAGCAGAACTTTCTTTAGTAATTTATTCTAGTGGCTATTAAGTTTTTTGTGatgggaaaaaatttttaattagataaaatatttctgttttactgatttttaaaagccattcaaCCATTGAGAATTAGATAACGGTAGCACAGTACACCCAGTTGAATCAGACCCAGCTCTAAATGAAATAGGATTTGACAGTGGAACCAGGTCTGCTGCTTTATCTGGAAGGTCCTATATTCCCTTTCCAATCCTCATCCACTTGCAATCCATTTAAAAGGTGTCTGTGAAATTAATTTGAGCTTTTTGGATCTGAGTTAAAGTACTTTTGCATATCTCCTGacataaaaatagtaattattcaatatattaattaatagtTCTGTCAGGAAGGCTCAGTGATCTTAACCACAGAGTGAGGAAAATCAAAGAATGTGCTGGTGGTTCACCAGCATCCTGGGAAGGGCCATCTTGCTTCCTGGTTAGACAGCATTTTCTGTTGGGGAATTGATCCTATCTCCTGACCTTACAGCAGACTCTTCTCCCACCTACAGAGGATGCAGTGCTCTCAGATGGGCTATTActgtaataatataataataataataatattataaaataaaatacagatacagAAGACAATACAAAACAATCATTATATGGCAATGAGTTATTCTGAGGTAAATATTCTTGAAACTACCAAGTCAAGAAATAGAACTTAGCCACCCACCACAATGGccaattttatatgtcaatttgaCTGGACTAAGGGATGTCCAGATAGCTgggaaaacattatttctgggtgtgccTGTGAGGGTGCCTCTGGAAGAGATTAATAGCTGAATCAGACTAGAGATTCCCAGGCCTTCAGACTAGGACTGGAGtacaccactggctttcctggttctccagtttACACATGGCAGATTATGGGACCTCTTGGTCTCCGTagtcatgtgagccaattcctgtAATAAATGTCCTCTTATATCTATATCTGATGATATAGCTGATGGTGTTTCCTTGGAGAACCCTGACAATATACCCACCCACAATCCACCTTCCCCACAAAAGTGACCATATCCTGACTTTTTATTGTAATCACTTTGCTGTATTTTTATAGTGTTACCTTACATATGTGCATCCTTAGCACTATAATTTAgtcttgcttatttttaaaatttggtatatctttaagtttcttttaaCTTATAAAATCCCTCtccatccttttcttttcctctgacttTATGGGGAAGAATCCAGGCTGTTTGACTTTTAGAGTTTCTCCAAGTCTGGATTTGGCTGATTGCAGCCTCTTGGTAGAGTACAACATGTTGCCCTGTCCcctgtatttcttaaaaattggcAACTGGGTGCAGAGGGTGGATCAGACTCATGTTTTCTCCCTTTGGCAAGATTCTAGGTAGTGTTTGGCAAGATCATAGGAAGCACAGTATGTTGTATCAAGGTTGTATCAGGTTGTCTCTCTTTTTATGATTGGAATAGCTTTAATGCTTATATCTTTTAATTCATTAGAGTAGCAAAATGATGCtattcttattctaaaatttctttccCATTTATTAGTTAGAATACATTTATAAAGAGATACTTCATTTACTATTGATTAATCAGCAGTATAGCTCATGTAGGGAGAGAAGGGTAAATGCttgattctttccctttatttgctAATTCTCAGGAACTAGTACTTCAGAGGTGACTAATACCTTTTTTAGAAGATTATTTAAGAACTCATGGATTTAGACATATTAATAGGTTTAAATACATTGCATTTATTATCATTACTGAAGCTCAAATGATCACATATTTGGTCAGTGGAAACCTCTTCAAGGCAGCTCCTGAGTCCTTTTAACATGACCCAAGTAGTCATCAAtagcttccttgctttctggtatGACAAGATGTTCTAGCTTGTTCTGTCTACTTACCAACTGTGTCATGCCTGGAATCTACCATTTCTCTAACAAGATTTTTTTagtgataaattatattttaaaatcatatgtgGTGTTAGGGATGCTCAGACTGGATCAGTCTTCTATTTCTAGTTCTTTTCAGTAGACAGAGCTTGAAAAAGTTTTATGTGtgtaaacacatacacacatatgtgcatatattttgCATCTGCTCTTTTTCCCAGTTTTTAATAATTGTACTTTGTCTAATTGTTTAGACAAATAGTTTCTTGACCCTTATGTCATCTTTGGCCAATAGGCAAGGTAACCTATGTCAATGTTGCCCTAGTCATCTTGATTGTCTGAAGCCCATTCCTCAGGAAAGGTTCTTGGGAATAATATTCCCTGTGTCCTTGTACATTGATAAATTTATTTGTGCTTGAAACAAGTTTTACTGGATATTTTACAACATGTCCTTCTGGGAAAAAGCATTGCTGGAGAAAAAAACTAATGGcaatctaattttctttctcctataattcacttgttctttttctacATGCCCAAGCAATTTTCCCTTcctgtcccttcccttcccttctcaaTGTGGCTTGGTAATGGTTATTTTGGGTTGATATTCATGGTATGGTTTTTTTCAGTATTTAGtttcatatttatatgaaaactatatatatatgaaaactatatatttttaaagaagttttcttGAGTTATAGTTTTTAGTACTTGTTTTGTTCCCTTACTTTGGGCTTTTCTTCTCCAGGGACTCTTATCAATACATTCAAGCTCCTTTGTTTGTCTTCAATATTACTCACTTTCTCTtgaatctttcaaaatatttttcttcattactttttgattttttttttcagctgaaaGGTCTCACATTTATTACTGAACCAACCTACTGGTATAGAGGCATAGTAACAGAGAAAATCATTCCCTTGATAAGACATGTCTATTGGCCAGGTAGGAAGGATGTTTCCATATTGATAGGATAGGAACATGTGATCTCCATGTGGCTTAAATATGTGTGCCAATTATGTTTGCTATTTCATGATGTGTGATGCTTCCTCATAGACCCAGCTTGGTTCTTCTCCAGTGTCTCCTCTTGGAGTTGTACCTGATTTTATTACCTGTTTTCATCCGAATCCACTGGGGAATAGGacgattctgcttttgtttcttggccaggAATCGCTTGATTCTGAAAGTCTTGTGAGAAGACATGGTGATCACAGTCAACCACACGCAACTAGGATGGCGGCGGAAAGGAGAGAGctactttttgatttttaagagaTTTCTCTTTTGCACATTTAGTTTCTCTTAGGGTACTATCTGTTGTGTATATTCACTCTTACATCCCTTCACGTTTACTCTTCATTCctgaaatgattttttctttctaatttgtaGAAGTTCTGTCatcatattttcaagtttttctaattttgatttttttcaagtcttcTATCATTTTTTCAATGTCTTTGAACTCATTGTGAAGTATTCGATTACAGTTTTGTTCTGTATTGTGGAGGTGTCTTTCTGGCATGCTTTCTTTGCCTATTGGATGCTACTCAgtcccttattttctttttccttagaaTAACTTTGTATGGTATCTGCTTTGATACTTTTCtatagccatttcttttttttaatattttatttatttattcatgagagacagagagagagagaggcagagacaggcagagggagaagcaggcttcatgcagggagcctgacgtgggactcgatcccgggtcaccaggatcacaccctgggctgcaggcggcactaaaccgctgcgccaccagggctaccctctATAGCCATTTCTAAGTGAAATTAGTTTTTCTGAACTTTAGAATGAGGCAGGGGCTTCATGAACATTTCTTACTTCACAGAGCCCCCTCTTAATTGTTTTAGTGTTGTGTTCAAAtatatcccagctttctttttcagttttcttggctGGTTTCACTCTTCCACTTTGGtctgaaatttctcttttctttgtctctgtgtccttcttctgcttggttttcCTTGCACTCCCATCACCTTCTCTGCAGTCTGGGCTCTATCCTAGAAGGGAGCCCTGATTTCACAGGGGCCGGTTCAGTCCCTCTTACTGCAGGCCCCTTGCATTCACTTGCTATTGGCAAGAGCTCAACTGGCCAGTTTCAGCTGCAGTTCTCTAATGGGTCCTTCATATTTTCCAGTGATACCTATTGACTATAGTGTGGTTTTTCTGGTCCTTGTCTATAAGTGAGACATCCCAttgcttccttcttcctcctacAGGCAGGATACCATACAGGTCTTACGAGGATTGGGTTGTCTCCACCCACTTAAATTTTGAGATTCATGGGGATACCCTCATCTGGTTTTGTTATAAGTGTTGTCCACAGGTTTCAAGTTTTGctatcttattcatttttttaaaggatttatttatttgagagagaaagcatgtgtgtgtgtgtgcgcgggCGCGCGCACGTGCACGCGTgggtagggggagaggagaggcgggggagagagagagaaagaaagaacaagagaatcttaaggagactccccaccaagcacggagcccaacttggggctcaattccatgactgagatcatgacctgatgacCTAAACCAAGATCAAAAGTctggcacttaaccgactgagccacccaggcacctctatctGATCTATTTTTATGTGAGAATTTGGAGAAATTGGAAAAACTGTTTGCCGCCCTGTCAGTTTCCCAGAATCTTCCCCTACCAACCCTGGATAAATGTTCCCCCAGCTTGCTTCTCACCTGAGGAGGGGGATCTATTTTAGCCTCCTCGGTAAAGACATTTGAGAGTTTCTGATAGAgaactctctctcctcctcagccTACCAAGCCCTATTTACCCTTCTTTGCCCTCCCTGGGCAAGTTTTAGTGGGACAGATGGGAAAACAGGTATGCTTTAGAGCTTAACAGTGTGACAGGATACTTAGAACATTTTTGCAACTTGCCCTCCACAGACTGAATCGAAAGGTCAGTGATAGCAGAATGTTTCAGAGATGAAAGCTATTTCTGTTCCAACTGGAATTTTAGTGATTAATTCTTAAATAGGAGGAAATCACTTCAAATACAGTTTTTCTGGGACTAATAAGCCACTTCCAGGTGGAGGCAGGTACCATGAGGGGAAATCAGCACTGTGACCTCAGAAACAGTTGTGTTGCTTGTATTCACATGGTGAAAATTGAAGAGGTAGGATTTTAACCAGGTTCTACAGACCAGTTTtgtgtgtatagaaatgcagaagCCCACCCAAGGTGGTTTTCCTCTTCATGTGGCTTCTGGAGGAAGGCAATTATATGACTGCACTTGGCATTCCCTCTCTCCTGCCTGGCAGTCCCTGTACCCTCTGATGGGTCAGTGAAGAACCATCAACTCACCAGGCTCTGCAGTGTTTCTGTGCAGGTGCTGGACTTCCTTGGAAATCCAAGTGTCCTGCTTGGTCTATCTGTCAGCTAGGGCTCCTTCTGAGTTCTGGACAGGCAGAAGGCCCCGTTTGATTGGCATTTCTTTTATTAGCTGGGAGCCTGCAAACAATCAGCCCTTCTACCCTGCCAGCATTCAGTGCTTGGCTGCAAAGTGTCTCTTGGTGACCTTTATTTGCATTGGCCTGCAGATAATAGTAAGTTTCTTTAGTGAGGAGGAGACAGGAGGAGGTAAAGGGCAGATGTGAAGCCTAAGTATTAACTATGAGGACTTAAGTATAGGATGTGCAGCCAGCTCCAGCAACCTCAGGTCCCCTGCCCTTTTCGAAGAAGACAATGACTGGATCATTTGCTGCCCTGGTCCAGCACCACCACAGGGACACTCACAAGTTCAAAGATTTTAGAGATCAGACTGCCACTCTCCTTCAGAGGTCCCTAAAACAGGAGGCCCTCCTGGTAACCATGGAAGGAATGTGGCTTTGCCATATGGGAGAGGTAGCCAACTGGCAACCTGCAGATGAGTTTTGTTTGGATTTCAGagagttaaaaaatgtttttattagttgccaacatttaaatATCAGGAGATCtcatgttttggaaaaaaaaaaaaaacgcatcagtttctggcttctcttgagAAACCAGGGACCTGGAAACTAGTGGCTGAAACTGAGTGGCAACTGCTCCCTAACATAGGGGCCTGTGTGCTCCCCTCTTGCCCCTCTATCATAATTTTTGCTCTTTCTCCCGGATTATTCCTATCAGCATAAAAACCTaatgttatttctcctctcttaaaAATGATCAACCCTCTCTTTCCTGTACTTTCCCCATGAGTGCTCTCTCCcatttccttccccctccctgcagcACTAACCCCTCACAAGAGTTTCTCACACAGTCTCCACCctccttctcccattctctggCACATGCTCTGCAGTCAGGCCCTGGCCTTAGGCCCCACTGCAACACAGATCCCCAGATGCCGGGGCTCACGTTTCCTCCAAGTCGACCCATGGGATGCCTGGCACTCTGGCACTTGGTCCCTCCTAGCCCTCCATGCTCACTATTTGCTCATCTCCAGGAGCCTTCCAGCTTCCACACTCTTGAGTATTCCTTTCTGTCCACCCTCTCAGGTATCTACCCATGGTCCTTAAGTCTCCCCATGCCCCTTCATGACTACCATGAGTCTTATTGCTTTAAAAAGCATCTATGTTCTGGGTCCCAAGCGTATATTTCCAGCTCAGGCCTCGGCCTGAACTGCAGTCATAGATGCAGCTGCCTACCTCACACCTCCTCTTGATGTCTAATAGATGTCTTACAGTGGCACATGCAAGCAAAACCCTTAGTCTTTCCCCCCTTGCCAGCTATGCCAGCTATCTCCCATGTGTCTCCGTGTacattcttcttccctttcctctcccactCACTACCCTGGAAGACTGACTTGTATGGGCTATTCCACTTGGGCTTCCGGTTGGGTTCTACCAATGTGAATCCCAGCAGGAAATCAAGAGATAAAGGAGAATGAAGTCcaagtatttatttcttataCTCCTACCACACAGGTCACCCACAGCTGGCAGCATCCCTCTATCAAAAGTCAACACAGACATTTCCACATAATTCTATCTTTCCTGGGTCTGGTAACTGGCCTCTCCCACCTAGGGCTGCTCACTGTCCCACCTTTTACTAGACTTGGAGTGTCATTCTATCACTTGTGGTTTCCCTACACCCTGCCCACACCTTTATGAATAGTCCCTTCATTGAATCCTCCATGAATTATTCTAACCtgagtgtgccatctgtttcctgctggaATCCTGGTTGTACTTCACACTGTTGCCCTTTTTATTTGAAGAGGATGTTATTGAGAATGACCATTCTttgtgaagaaagaaagacagatgTATGTCCGTCATTTTAATGTTGCACTTTGATAGAAGCCTGAGGGGAAAGCAGAGCTACATAATAATTTCAGCAAATATCTGTGACTAGACCTTCACCCAAGAGGATAGATAACAATTCAGAAGTAAATGCAAATGAGGTAGAAGAGCATTCACCTTAGGTAACAACTCTGTTGCATACACCAAACCAGTTGCGAACTCACGTGGTTCACTCCAGCTGTGGGAATAGAAAATTGCAACTTATAGAAACCTTCCGAGAAGGATGAAAACTGTATTCCTACATATTTTCAACCATTTTGCCAAGATACATGTAGTGGAGAAATATTGCATCTCCTTGATATGGGCATTGATTTAGCTGCCAGAGACAGAAGAAGCTGGAGTCATTATTAATTTATCTGCTGACATTGACCCAAGCCATTCAATAAACAGGAGGCCCTGCAAGGATTATATTTCACTGATGCTATTGTTTACTCTTACTCTTAATGCTATCTATATGCTCAGCAAAAACTTAATTAAGCAAGATCCTCTCTTTTTAACATTTCACGTTCTTTTTGCACCTGGCTTAGTATAAAAAGGAGGTAATATAGTAGCTCATCTACTGGTGATGGTTGGGACAACAGGAGAAGAGGAGATATCCCTTCACGTGTAAATTGTGAGATAGGCAGAGATTTTATCTTCAGTCTTCCACTTCCTGTCTCTTTCGTCCTTTCAGAATTCCTTTTAACTCTAACTTTCACAATATAGGTACAGCCTAGTCTTTCTGCAAATAAAACAATCTGATAAACATATTAGTAGGAGGCCTTCAGGGAAAGATATGTGGGCTTTTCCagtgcatttttgcttttaaaaccacacacaaaaaagtaggaaagataaaatataaatcacaatgaaataagTGTCAGTTTTTCTATCATTTGAggggttaaattttttttttggaagtcaaaataaaggaaaataaaagcagaaagggTAAATAATCAGAGAGGTAAAGATTTCATGTACAAGGAGGTTTATCCTACATAGATTATTTATTCTGATAGAAGCAACAAAAATATGCCACATGAAAGGAATGGTTAAATAAagtgtgatatatccatacaatagttaaataactttttataCACCAATAAGCACCCATAAAACATCATCTTCTCAAAGTATGTTTGAACATATGAGGGACTGTTCAAGATAAAATGTTTGGTGGAATACTATGTTTAGTATTATCCCTGTttgatttataaatgtatatgtgtattacatatatgcatatttgtaataatagataaagaagaagaaggcatATGCTAAAATCCTAGCAGTGATTACCTCTGGATGATAGGATTATGGATGATCAATAGTCTGTTCTTTATAAGTTCTGTATTATATACACAATTTTTGCATTAAGCatataaacatgtttattttataattaaagttcGGGAAGTTACTCTTTAAAGGAGAGGACGTTGATTTACAGAAAAGAATGGTGGAATTTCAGGCAGCAAGGAATAGGCATTTTAATGTGTGCAAGAGCCTTCTATTGCATCAAACATAACAGCAGTAATTAATAACAGACTTCACAGAATAATAGTAATGAATCTTTTTTGTGTTCTTACTTTTAACCAGGGACTGTGCATTAGCGTTCTTTGTATTAATTGCTTCTCTTCTAATCTTCTTAACAGCACTATTGAAGGTAGGTGCTAGAATTAACCTGAAGAGGCAAGTGAAGTTTAGAGAAGTTAAGTAGCTAAGTATATTGGTTAGGGTAAAACTGCTGTAACGTAAACCTGAAATCTCATTGGACTCACAAAAGGGAAGCTGATTCCTTAATCACACAAAGGTTAGTTCTTAATCATGTGAAATCCCATTGGCAGCCCCAGTGGAGAGTGGGGTGAAGTTTCTACTCCATGCATGGATGGAAGAGGCCCTGCTGTCTTCAACACATGGCTTCCAAAGTTGTCCTGGACATTCATGTCAGGCTAGCAGCCAGGGTGATTGAGATAATGGAGGATTCTGCGGTTTTTATGGACCAGAATTCCCACCCACATTCCAGTGGCCAGAACTCAATCTCATGGTTACTCTTAACTACAAAGGAGGCTAAGAAAGAGAGTCTGGTCATATCTCCcggaggaaaggggaaaggattTGGAGAATGGTTCACTAACTTCTGCCATATGGTGACTTCTGGAGATTGCAACCAAGTAAGTGGCAGGGCAGTATTTGAATACAGTCAATCCCATTCCAAAGCTGATATCGTAACCATGGAGCTATATATAGTCACACCACAGAGGACTAAAAGTTTAAAAGCTGACTCCCTTAGGCACTGGTTTATAGAGCAGCAGAGTTGCTGTCTTTGGAAATGAGATactcaatcttttatttttacttacttttgaAAAGGAGGTTTTACTTTGGTTTTTGAAAGTTAAGGTTCGAAGTGAAAGGAGAGGTTGAAGTATGGTGAAAGCTAAATACCCAAGAGTGGGATAAACATCCAGGAATTATAGATAGAATGAGCTGAGGTGTGTGAAAAAACACTTCTTCAGTAGAAATAAGGTAGATTTTATCAAAGTGTAATACAAGAAGAATAGCATGTTATAAACTAatggcaaaggaaagaaaaattgcttAATGCATATTCTCTCAAGAATAGTCTTCAAATAGGAAAAAGTAGAACAAACATAATTAAGAGGGAATTGAAACAGAGATGCAAAACAACAATGAATATACAGTCCTTTGCTCTATAAAGTGACATCTGTGTCATTGGAGATGGACCAGGTGCACACATTTGCCTCCCATTACTCCCCAGATCAACCAAAATTAAAATCTAGAAATACCAAAAGGAATAAACCCATAGCAGGGAAGAGAATAGAACTGAGGTTTACAAAGAATGAGAGATTTTAACATGTTTCTGGAAGGTGCAAAGTGTTTAAGAGTTAATTGACtgatgagaggcagagaagggtgACAGTCTAGAACTAGGGGCAGGGGATGAGGGAGCCGTCTGCCCAGTGGAGAAAGTTTTGGGTTGAGAGTCAACAGATCCTATGGAAGGCAGGTTTTAGCAGTGGAACAAAAAATggaagtgggggcagagggaaacagaTACATGTAGTGAGATTCTATCTGTTGAAGAATCTATTAATGTAAAAGTCAAAATATACCTGATATAAAGGAGTAGGAGGGATGGGGAGTCAAGATAGGATGTCAGTttttatgtaaaaagaaatagaggtttGAATATTACTTAATGTTACAGCAATCAttaatagaaaaactaaaaaaaaaaagaattaaaacattaagcagaggagagaggaaaggggtaGTAGTATAAACAAAATCCTTCTCTTTCATATCAGGGAGCCAATAAAGTACTTTATTTGATAAGTTAAGAACTGgagatatttcttaattttatccaATAAATTATCCAGTGGAGATAacctccaaaataataaaaatattgagagTTTACTCTTTGAGTGGTGCCCCTGGGGGTGGAGAAGAAGCCAGTAGATTGTAAGTTGTAAACTTACAATTTGACTTGTTTATGCATTTTCTTCATGGAAAGTAAGACTCAGTACAACTCTCTAGATTCCCTTACTTTGTCATGCATAGTTTTCCCAGAAAGcctattaaaatacagatttccaaCCCTACCTCCAGCAACCCAATGAAGTAGATATAATTGTTATCTGCATTTCATAGATATAATTTGGCGGGGGTTTCTGAAACAGTGATGGGCTGTATACTAGGAACCATGTCTGTAGGCTGTGAGAAATTATTACCAATGTTTCTGCCAAAATCATAGGTATGAGAGCTGAACCAGCATTCTcaccctgctctccctctcaccACACTTCTGAAATCTGGCGTGGAAATCTGGCTGTTCACTTTTTCTCAGTTGGAACTGTCTTCAGGGAAAGATCTGAGACGCTGTGCCCACAGATGAGCCTGAGAAGATGGCATCCCCTTAGTGACTTCCCTTGGTCCATGGCCAGCACCTTCTATTTCTAAGCCCAGAAACAGTGTTGTCTGTGCCCTCAGAGAGTCACATCACTGCATATGACAACAAAGTCACTTTTCATTTATAATGAAAAGGTGACTGCCACTTGGACTACACACTCTGATTGACCTGATCAGCACACTGTCTTCTTATGGAGGAATcatttagaacaaaaataaatctagaaagtTGCTTTGTAGATGTGGAATCAGTTTATTAGATGAATAGGATGTTTAATAGACGAAACTCCACTTGCCCATCACCCATCTCCACAGCATGTATATATCTAGGAGACCAGCACTTGCCAACCCTAGCTATCCCTTACACGTGTGGATGGAGCTTTTCATAAGTACCAGCACAGGCTCCCCCGCCAGATCAGTGAATTGGAGTCTTTGAAGGTGGGGCCCAGGCACTGTACCTTTGTTAATCTCCCTAGAAGATTGTAATGTACTGCTAGAGTTGAGAAACAGTGAATTCCCACCAGACTGTCTGAAAGCTTCCTTTCTTCTGACCCAAAAAGCAGACAAACTAATATGTGCCTCAGGGAAAGGCCTGAATGCTTGTGACACCATTTTGGTGACTTCATATGGTCCATGACTGACTAATTCCTTACAAGGTCCAGAAACTCAGTATTATCTATAATATAAGCACAACTTTGCTTTACGTGTGTTAGttagttcatttaatcctcataacaacgcTATGAGGTAGATACTACTGTTATCTGCAGTTCATAGAAGTGGAAACTGAGGaaacagagaggtcaagtaacttgcccaaggtacACAGTTGTTAGATGGGAGAACTGGGATGTGAACCCAGGTGGCCTGACTTACAGTCTGGACTCAACCATCCTGTCATATCCCTTTACAATCACAGACTTCTCCCCGTCCCTTTTTGGCTGATCACCTCGATTCTTACTTCACAGAAAACCAGAGCAGTCCAAGAAGGCCTTCCACCTGCTTCCACAAACACACCTACCAGCCTGCTGTATCTGTGAGCATCCTCTCCATTTGTGCACCAGACCCCATCTCCTCTCACCAACTCAGGAACGTGGTTCCAACACTAAAAccacctctcctcctccttaGTTATTT of the Canis lupus baileyi chromosome 9, mCanLup2.hap1, whole genome shotgun sequence genome contains:
- the LOC140639362 gene encoding large ribosomal subunit protein eL39 translates to MSSHKTFRIKRFLAKKQKQNRPIPQWIRMKTGNKIRYNSKRRHWRRTKLGL